The DNA segment GGCATCCTGCTGGCCGTGGCGTTCGGGGTGTGGTTGTCGGTGTTGCCGGTATACGGCTACGTCCCCATCGGAAAGGGCGTCGTCCCGTGGTTCACGCACCTCATCCTGCCGGGTATCGCAGTCGGACTGCCGTACGCCGCGATAATCATGCGGATGACGCGGTCGTCGCTGCTCGAAGTGCTCGGCCAACCGTACATGAAGACCGCGAAGGCCAAGGGCGTCTCCTCGAAGGTCCGACTCTGGAAGCACGCCTTCCAGAACGCGATGATACCGGTGGTGACGGTCGCCGGCATCCAGATCGCGGTCATCATCGTCGGCACCGTGACCGTCGAAATCGTGTTCGCGATTCAGGGAATCGGACGCCTCCTGGTGGACTCGATACTCACCCGCAACTACCCCCTGACGCAGGTCGTCATCGTGCTCACGTCGGTGATCCTGGTGTTCGCGAACCTCCTGGTCGACGTCACCTACACGTTCATCGACCCGCGCATCCGGTACGGAGGTGAGGGACAGTGAGCGACGACCGGCCGGTCGGGCGAGTCGACTTCGACGTCGAGGAGGCGGCGAATCCCGACCGCATCCCGCCCGAGTACCGGACCGAGGGAGCCGAGATTCCCGAGTACGAGTCGACGTTCCAGCGACTCGCCAAGGGACTGCTGGGGGACAAGAAGGCGCTGTTCGGCATCGTCGTCGTCGCCGCGTTCGTCCTCATGGCGGTGTTCGCGCCGTACCTGGCGCCCCACGACCCCGAGAAGATATTTATGCCGATGAAGGAGCCGATGACACACTCGGTCGGGAACTTCGACTCCGACGCCGGGACCGAGCGGGTGCTCCACGTGCTCGGGACCGACTCGTACGGCCACGACATCCTCTCGCGCATCATCTTGGGGTCGCGGCTCTCGCTCGCGGTCGCGGCGGCGACGATGCTCGTCGCGTTCGTCTTCGGCACCGCCATCGGCCTCATCGCCGCCTACTACGGGAAGTGGGTCGACAACCTGCTGATGCGGCTGGTCGACTTCCAGTGGGCGTTCCCCGAACTGATACTGGCGGTCGGCATCATCGCGTTCACCGGCGGTCGGGGCTTCGTCAACGTGGTGCTGGCCATCGGCATCGCGTACATCGACGACTTCGCCCGGCTGATACGCGGGGAGGTGC comes from the Halorussus vallis genome and includes:
- a CDS encoding ABC transporter permease, producing the protein MRRYIAKRTLYALFIVWAVATIVFFATRALPGGPAQTILGQNASPEAVAELRQKLGLNRPLLVQYADWMVALVTFDFGQSLTSGKQIETIVSNAALRTFSIGLVGIVIGLAVAIPTGLISALYKDQPLDYGATVTAFLGLSMPAFFIGILLAVAFGVWLSVLPVYGYVPIGKGVVPWFTHLILPGIAVGLPYAAIIMRMTRSSLLEVLGQPYMKTAKAKGVSSKVRLWKHAFQNAMIPVVTVAGIQIAVIIVGTVTVEIVFAIQGIGRLLVDSILTRNYPLTQVVIVLTSVILVFANLLVDVTYTFIDPRIRYGGEGQ
- a CDS encoding ABC transporter permease; the protein is MSDDRPVGRVDFDVEEAANPDRIPPEYRTEGAEIPEYESTFQRLAKGLLGDKKALFGIVVVAAFVLMAVFAPYLAPHDPEKIFMPMKEPMTHSVGNFDSDAGTERVLHVLGTDSYGHDILSRIILGSRLSLAVAAATMLVAFVFGTAIGLIAAYYGKWVDNLLMRLVDFQWAFPELILAVGIIAFTGGRGFVNVVLAIGIAYIDDFARLIRGEVLSIREQEYVLAARSVGMHDVRIMTREVLPNAIAPLIVQATIMIPLAIIASASLSFIGLGVRPTTPTWGILLNSGRDFITRAPWISIAPGIAIAITVLGFNLLGDGLRDIFDISEEVSDR